From the genome of Pelobacter propionicus DSM 2379, one region includes:
- a CDS encoding PaaI family thioesterase: MPSRLDQVRAQMESKQPLMPITALLGMSLRSAEQGQAVIEYEAAERHANAMGTLHGGVLCTMADTAMGVAFYTALEENESLTTLELKINYLKPVWKGKLIASARVVKRGKTVGLMECDITDEEGQLVARASSTFMAITGEQAVNRIVPHHHPS; encoded by the coding sequence ATGCCATCAAGATTAGACCAGGTCCGCGCCCAGATGGAGAGCAAACAGCCGCTCATGCCCATCACCGCCCTGCTCGGCATGAGCCTCAGGTCGGCGGAACAGGGGCAGGCGGTGATCGAGTACGAGGCAGCCGAGAGGCACGCCAACGCCATGGGCACACTCCACGGGGGGGTGCTCTGCACCATGGCCGACACTGCCATGGGGGTGGCCTTCTATACCGCCCTGGAGGAGAATGAGTCCCTGACCACCCTGGAGCTGAAGATCAACTACCTGAAGCCGGTCTGGAAGGGAAAACTCATTGCCAGTGCCAGGGTCGTCAAGCGGGGAAAAACGGTCGGGCTCATGGAGTGCGACATAACAGACGAAGAGGGACAGTTGGTCGCCCGCGCCAGCAGCACATTCATGGCAATCACGGGAGAGCAGGCCGTCAACCGCATTGTTCCCCATCACCACCCCAGCTGA
- a CDS encoding M24 family metallopeptidase: MRLTPASELAQRCKKLQQYMTQEGLDAVIIAQNADLFYFSGTIQSGNLYIPAQGEPLYMVRKDHGRARRESALQEIIPFGSMRDIPARLAEYGYPTPGRIGLELDVLPVNFYERFRKTFPGAAFTDATPLIRRVRMIKSPYELEIMRAAANQQDAIFQRAKEVIREGISELELAAELECCARKLGHQGLIRMRGFNSELFYAHIFSGPDSAIPAYADTPLGGPGLNPSFGQGPGHKAISRDEAIIVDFGACADGYLSDQTRVFAINSLPARLRKGYDDMRKVQERMMAIATPGVPWGAVYGECLSLAIEMGYADSFMGAAGSQVSFIGHGVGIEIDEYPFIARGFDDMAMENGMVFAFEPKVVFPGQGAVGIENTFHLDQGVVKQLTCSSEEPVILAG; this comes from the coding sequence ATGCGACTGACACCCGCCAGCGAGCTTGCGCAACGCTGCAAGAAACTTCAGCAGTACATGACCCAGGAAGGCCTGGACGCCGTCATCATCGCCCAGAATGCCGACCTATTCTACTTTAGCGGCACCATCCAGAGCGGCAACCTGTACATCCCCGCCCAGGGCGAACCGCTGTACATGGTACGCAAGGACCATGGCCGCGCCCGCAGGGAATCGGCGCTCCAGGAGATCATCCCCTTCGGCTCCATGAGGGACATTCCCGCCCGACTGGCCGAGTACGGCTACCCCACACCCGGCCGGATCGGCCTGGAGCTGGACGTGCTGCCGGTGAACTTCTACGAACGATTCCGCAAGACATTCCCCGGTGCGGCTTTCACGGACGCCACCCCGCTGATCCGGCGCGTGCGCATGATCAAGTCCCCCTACGAACTGGAGATCATGAGAGCAGCGGCCAACCAGCAGGACGCCATCTTCCAGCGCGCCAAAGAGGTCATCCGCGAGGGGATCAGCGAACTGGAACTGGCTGCCGAGTTGGAGTGCTGCGCACGGAAACTGGGGCACCAGGGACTGATCCGCATGCGTGGCTTTAACTCGGAACTGTTCTATGCCCACATCTTCTCCGGCCCGGACAGCGCGATCCCGGCCTACGCCGACACGCCACTGGGAGGGCCGGGGCTGAACCCCTCCTTCGGACAGGGACCGGGACACAAAGCGATCTCACGGGATGAGGCGATCATCGTGGATTTCGGCGCCTGCGCTGACGGCTATTTAAGCGACCAGACCCGCGTCTTCGCCATCAATTCCCTGCCGGCCAGGCTGCGCAAGGGGTATGACGACATGCGCAAGGTCCAGGAACGGATGATGGCCATCGCCACCCCCGGCGTCCCCTGGGGAGCGGTCTATGGCGAATGCCTGAGCCTGGCCATCGAGATGGGCTATGCCGACAGCTTTATGGGCGCTGCCGGATCCCAGGTCTCCTTTATCGGTCACGGCGTGGGAATTGAAATCGACGAGTACCCCTTCATCGCCCGAGGATTCGACGACATGGCAATGGAGAACGGGATGGTCTTTGCATTCGAGCCCAAGGTCGTCTTCCCCGGCCAGGGGGCCGTTGGCATCGAGAACACCTTCCATCTGGATCAGGGAGTGGTTAAACAGCTGACCTGCTCCAGCGAGGAGCCGGTCATCCTGGCCGGCTGA
- a CDS encoding AAA family ATPase, whose amino-acid sequence MMMDQENAENPKALFVGIGVGTYDHFNPLPKAISEVNDLAGILENRGYNVKVIVDPDTPKGISELKTALPKEHFGRGGSLVVLWSGHGETTPEGALHLVPTDAEPGDAPQLTSDYLAGLAARTGANQIMLVLDTCFSGSGIIAAGTVVDKVQRELPPGNPHVWVGVVASALDYERSKDGVFGARLLKLLKHGPDNPHDPDLCFRWSSKNKGVIGTDLLFTLRKEWDIQGQCPKTTETSTANCQMQFPNPLHNPDAPDRVVEHLLLAARGVAPNEEGFFFTGRTAQINQIVSWMQAGKPGIFVVTGPAGSGKSAIVGRVVSLSNPEERQYILSPTGLEHADPGEGSVHAHVHARGVTVEQLCQLVDDQLVRRNLLPENPGGSRNKWELLGAIERCPCRLMIVVDGLDEGGPEAIKIAQEFLRLLSQKCLVLVSSREVAHEEELSLLQSLGPCETIDLGTDMVQAETKTAVHDYVKKRLADCSGKMDATKIGDAIIRISEQQGEGTFLLARVITTQLRNNPVDTSRINWEGNLDKSIEDAFDRELTAIPSLLRDGIELPHAARELLTALAWGYGAGLTDDVWPIVATALSSTGATYLREDVFWLLGVCRA is encoded by the coding sequence ATGATGATGGATCAGGAAAACGCAGAAAATCCCAAGGCGCTGTTTGTCGGCATCGGAGTCGGTACCTACGACCATTTCAACCCATTACCGAAGGCAATTTCTGAGGTGAATGACCTTGCCGGGATACTGGAAAACCGCGGCTACAATGTAAAGGTTATTGTTGACCCCGACACTCCCAAGGGGATTAGTGAACTTAAAACCGCACTTCCCAAAGAGCACTTCGGTCGTGGCGGGTCTCTCGTTGTTCTCTGGTCAGGCCATGGAGAGACGACGCCGGAAGGAGCACTGCATCTGGTTCCAACCGATGCTGAACCCGGTGATGCGCCGCAGCTAACCTCCGATTACCTGGCAGGCCTTGCTGCACGTACCGGTGCAAACCAGATTATGCTGGTCCTCGATACCTGCTTTTCGGGTAGCGGCATAATTGCTGCCGGCACAGTGGTTGATAAGGTGCAACGTGAGCTACCGCCGGGGAATCCGCATGTGTGGGTGGGTGTCGTGGCATCGGCCCTGGATTATGAACGATCCAAGGATGGCGTGTTTGGCGCCAGGCTCCTCAAACTCCTTAAACATGGCCCCGACAACCCCCACGATCCTGATCTCTGTTTTCGCTGGAGTTCAAAAAACAAAGGAGTAATCGGAACAGACCTGCTCTTTACTCTGCGCAAGGAATGGGACATTCAGGGGCAATGTCCCAAAACGACGGAAACCAGTACTGCCAATTGCCAGATGCAGTTTCCAAACCCGCTTCACAACCCGGATGCGCCAGACCGTGTAGTGGAACACCTCCTCCTGGCTGCCCGTGGCGTGGCCCCCAACGAAGAAGGGTTTTTCTTTACCGGTCGAACTGCCCAAATTAATCAAATCGTGAGTTGGATGCAGGCCGGCAAACCCGGCATATTCGTAGTGACTGGTCCCGCCGGCAGCGGTAAGTCGGCCATTGTCGGCCGTGTCGTAAGCCTTTCCAACCCGGAGGAACGTCAGTATATTCTCTCGCCTACAGGGCTTGAACATGCGGACCCCGGCGAAGGTTCGGTACATGCCCATGTTCATGCCAGGGGAGTGACCGTGGAGCAGTTATGTCAGCTCGTCGATGATCAGCTTGTCCGCAGAAATCTTTTACCGGAAAATCCGGGGGGATCCCGCAACAAATGGGAGTTGCTGGGTGCAATTGAGCGCTGCCCATGCCGGCTGATGATTGTTGTCGACGGGCTCGATGAGGGCGGTCCCGAAGCCATAAAAATTGCCCAGGAGTTTTTGCGCCTCCTGTCACAGAAATGTCTTGTGCTAGTGAGCAGCCGTGAAGTAGCGCACGAGGAGGAGCTTTCCCTTCTCCAGTCGCTGGGGCCATGCGAGACCATCGATCTGGGAACGGATATGGTACAGGCAGAGACGAAAACAGCGGTCCATGATTATGTAAAGAAACGTTTGGCTGATTGCTCCGGGAAGATGGATGCAACAAAAATTGGAGATGCGATCATCCGGATCTCCGAACAGCAAGGAGAAGGCACCTTTCTGCTGGCGCGGGTAATAACCACACAACTCCGGAATAATCCAGTGGATACATCTCGTATCAACTGGGAAGGCAATTTGGACAAAAGTATCGAGGACGCCTTTGATCGCGAACTGACCGCGATCCCCTCTCTGCTGCGTGATGGAATCGAGTTGCCTCATGCAGCGCGGGAGTTGCTGACTGCCCTGGCTTGGGGGTATGGAGCCGGCCTAACCGATGATGTCTGGCCGATCGTGGCAACGGCACTTTCTTCCACTGGGGCAACATACCTGAGGGAAGATGTTTTCTGGCTCCTAGGAGTCTGTCGGGCTTGA
- a CDS encoding IS1182 family transposase, which yields MKSKFIEVDRETPYLLPPSLQDWLPEKHLARFVVEIVEQLDLRSLKATYAGRGSQPYNPEMLVALLFYGYATGVFSSRKLERSTYDSVAFRFIAANSHPDHDTIATFRRRFLPQLNKLFAQILLIAHQMEVLKLGNVSLDGSKIKANASKHKALSYEHACKLEEQIKAEVGELLKKAEAADRADIPDGMNIPEELERREKRLSAIAAAKVEIEKRAAERHAREQAAYEKKVAERAKKEQATGKKAKGKEPKPPKSGPTAKDQVNLTDEESRIMPTSGGGFEQTYNAQAGVDTASKLIVSAHVTQNPNDKQELTPTLENLAALPEKLGKATDLVADSGYFSETNVTACEENGITPYIAVDRQSHNVPLMERFAEPPPLPEDADSVARMKHRLKTPSGKAIYAQRKVTSEPVFGIIKAVMGFRSFLLRGFEAVKGEWNLVCMAYNIKRLHVLAG from the coding sequence ATGAAATCAAAGTTTATTGAAGTTGACCGGGAAACACCCTATCTGCTCCCGCCATCGCTGCAGGATTGGCTACCAGAAAAGCACTTGGCCCGGTTTGTGGTCGAAATTGTCGAACAGCTCGACCTGCGCTCTTTGAAAGCTACCTATGCCGGCCGAGGCTCGCAGCCCTATAACCCTGAGATGCTGGTAGCATTGTTGTTTTACGGTTATGCGACAGGCGTATTCTCCAGCCGGAAGCTTGAGCGCAGCACCTACGACTCCGTGGCATTCCGGTTCATAGCGGCAAACAGTCATCCTGACCACGATACCATTGCCACCTTCCGCCGGCGTTTTCTGCCGCAACTGAACAAGCTGTTTGCCCAGATTCTGCTGATCGCTCATCAGATGGAGGTGCTGAAACTGGGCAACGTTAGTTTGGATGGCAGCAAAATCAAGGCGAACGCCTCCAAGCACAAGGCGCTGAGCTATGAGCATGCCTGCAAGCTTGAAGAGCAGATCAAGGCTGAGGTTGGCGAACTGCTCAAAAAGGCCGAGGCAGCGGACCGTGCCGATATTCCGGACGGCATGAACATCCCCGAAGAACTGGAACGTCGGGAAAAGCGTCTTTCCGCCATTGCCGCAGCCAAGGTCGAGATCGAAAAACGAGCCGCTGAGCGCCATGCTCGTGAACAGGCCGCTTATGAGAAGAAAGTCGCCGAACGGGCCAAGAAGGAGCAGGCAACGGGCAAGAAGGCCAAGGGGAAAGAGCCGAAACCGCCCAAATCCGGCCCCACTGCCAAAGATCAGGTCAATCTGACCGATGAAGAGTCGCGGATCATGCCGACCTCCGGTGGCGGATTCGAGCAGACTTACAACGCCCAGGCCGGTGTGGATACAGCATCAAAGCTCATCGTTTCGGCCCATGTTACCCAGAATCCCAATGACAAACAGGAGCTGACACCGACCCTGGAGAACCTGGCGGCGCTGCCTGAGAAGCTTGGCAAGGCAACCGATCTGGTAGCTGACAGTGGCTACTTCAGCGAAACCAATGTAACTGCCTGTGAGGAGAACGGGATAACTCCCTACATTGCCGTAGACCGGCAGAGTCACAACGTGCCACTGATGGAGCGCTTTGCCGAACCGCCGCCGTTACCCGAAGATGCCGATTCCGTGGCCAGAATGAAGCATCGCCTGAAGACACCTTCCGGCAAGGCGATCTACGCCCAGCGAAAAGTCACCTCGGAACCGGTCTTCGGCATCATCAAGGCGGTCATGGGATTCAGAAGCTTTCTTCTTCGTGGCTTTGAAGCAGTAAAAGGCGAATGGAACCTCGTCTGCATGGCCTACAACATCAAACGGCTGCATGTCTTGGCCGGATAG
- a CDS encoding SPFH domain-containing protein, with translation MGVMDKLKGELIDIIQWLDDTHDTLVYRFVRYDNEIKYGARLVVREGQMAVLISEGKLADVFQPGTYRLETRNMPLLATLKGWKYGFSSPFKTEVYFCSTRQFTNLKWGTPGPVTMRDPELGAVRVTAYGLYAIKLKDPALFIREIVGTSGVFSTASIEDNLRGKIASHIKEALPQAGIAVIDLEGKVVLLGETLRDRIAPAMQAFGLELIEVQVQDIGLPAEVEQAIDKAGAMRVIGNMQEYTSYETASAIRDAANNPGGLAAAGVAAGIGFGMAGQMGTAVGALQGGATAPPPLPRFFVAVNNQQTGPFDRADLLRMSQAGELTRESLVWKQGMEGWTKAGQLQELADLFALLPPPLP, from the coding sequence ATGGGAGTCATGGACAAGCTCAAGGGAGAATTGATCGACATTATCCAGTGGCTGGACGACACCCACGACACCCTGGTGTACCGTTTCGTACGCTACGACAACGAGATCAAGTACGGAGCCAGGCTGGTGGTGCGCGAAGGGCAGATGGCGGTGCTGATCAGCGAGGGAAAACTGGCCGATGTGTTCCAGCCGGGCACCTACCGCCTGGAAACCCGCAACATGCCACTACTGGCCACCCTGAAGGGATGGAAATACGGCTTTTCCAGCCCCTTCAAGACCGAGGTCTACTTCTGCAGCACGCGCCAGTTCACCAACCTGAAATGGGGCACCCCCGGACCGGTGACCATGCGCGACCCCGAACTGGGCGCGGTACGGGTCACTGCCTACGGCCTCTATGCCATCAAACTGAAAGATCCGGCCCTGTTCATCAGGGAAATCGTCGGCACCAGCGGCGTCTTTTCGACCGCCTCCATCGAGGATAACCTGCGGGGCAAGATCGCCAGCCACATCAAGGAGGCACTGCCCCAGGCGGGCATTGCGGTGATCGACCTGGAGGGAAAGGTCGTGCTGCTGGGCGAGACGCTCAGGGACAGGATCGCCCCGGCCATGCAGGCCTTCGGGCTGGAGCTTATCGAGGTGCAGGTGCAGGACATCGGGCTCCCGGCCGAGGTGGAGCAGGCCATCGACAAGGCCGGCGCCATGCGCGTCATCGGCAACATGCAGGAATATACCAGTTATGAGACAGCCAGCGCCATCCGTGACGCGGCCAACAATCCGGGCGGTCTGGCCGCGGCCGGCGTTGCCGCCGGCATCGGCTTCGGCATGGCCGGACAGATGGGAACAGCAGTGGGCGCGCTCCAGGGCGGAGCAACCGCCCCGCCTCCCCTGCCCCGCTTCTTCGTCGCCGTCAACAACCAGCAGACCGGGCCGTTCGACCGGGCAGACCTTCTCCGCATGTCCCAGGCCGGCGAACTAACCCGGGAGAGCCTGGTCTGGAAACAGGGGATGGAGGGATGGACAAAGGCGGGACAGCTCCAGGAGCTTGCCGACCTGTTCGCACTCCTGCCGCCCCCCCTGCCGTAA
- a CDS encoding citrate (Si)-synthase — protein MSLKETLRRKIEEFRPRTQRLLREFGKVKIDEVTIEQCIGGGRDIPSLVTDISYLDPYDGIRFRGKSINETFEALPKPPGALYPTVEAFWYFLLTGDVPSDDHVEEVLHEFRARANVPYYVYDIIRALPVGTHPMVMLSSAVLSMQRDSKFARFYNSGTFNKRDAWAYMYEDASDLVARLPEIAAFIYRYRYRNCDIITSNPELDLGANFAHMMGIAPPYDDLSRMYFIIHSDHESGNVSAHTTHLVASALSDAFYAYSAGLNGLAGPLHGLANQEVLRWIMAFEKKLGGAAPTKENVTRALWDTLDAGQIIPGYGHAVLRKTDPRFLAQRDFCLRIPELKEDPLVKLVAMLFETAPAVLAEHGKIRNPWPNVDAHSGAIQSHYGVKEWDFYTVLFGVGRSIGCMANITWDRALGYAIERPKSVTTSMLEKWAANGGRQKH, from the coding sequence ATGTCACTGAAAGAAACCCTCAGACGGAAGATCGAGGAATTCCGGCCACGCACCCAGAGATTGCTCAGGGAGTTCGGCAAGGTAAAAATCGACGAAGTAACCATCGAGCAGTGCATCGGCGGCGGCCGTGACATCCCCTCCCTGGTGACCGACATCTCCTACCTGGACCCCTATGACGGAATCCGCTTCCGAGGCAAGAGCATCAACGAGACCTTCGAGGCCCTGCCCAAGCCACCGGGTGCCCTGTATCCCACGGTGGAGGCGTTCTGGTACTTCCTGCTCACCGGCGACGTGCCCAGCGATGACCATGTGGAAGAGGTCCTGCACGAGTTCAGGGCCCGCGCCAATGTCCCCTACTACGTCTACGACATCATCCGCGCCCTGCCGGTAGGAACGCACCCCATGGTCATGCTCTCCAGCGCCGTGCTCTCCATGCAGCGGGACTCGAAATTCGCCCGCTTCTACAATTCGGGCACGTTCAACAAGAGAGATGCCTGGGCGTACATGTACGAGGACGCCAGCGACCTGGTGGCCCGCCTGCCCGAGATCGCCGCATTCATCTACCGCTACCGCTACCGGAACTGCGACATCATCACCTCCAACCCGGAACTGGACCTGGGGGCCAACTTTGCCCACATGATGGGCATTGCCCCCCCCTACGACGACCTCTCCCGGATGTACTTCATCATCCACTCCGACCACGAGTCGGGCAACGTATCCGCCCATACAACCCACCTGGTGGCCTCGGCCCTTTCGGACGCCTTCTACGCCTACTCCGCCGGCCTGAACGGGTTGGCAGGCCCCCTGCACGGCCTGGCAAACCAGGAGGTTCTGCGCTGGATCATGGCCTTCGAGAAGAAGCTGGGCGGCGCCGCGCCCACCAAGGAGAACGTCACCAGGGCTCTCTGGGACACCCTCGACGCCGGACAGATCATTCCCGGCTACGGCCACGCCGTCCTGCGCAAGACCGACCCGCGTTTCCTGGCCCAGCGGGATTTCTGTCTGAGAATCCCCGAACTTAAGGAGGATCCGCTGGTCAAGCTGGTGGCCATGCTGTTCGAGACCGCACCCGCCGTTCTGGCCGAGCACGGCAAGATACGCAACCCCTGGCCGAACGTGGATGCCCACTCCGGGGCGATCCAGTCCCACTACGGCGTCAAGGAATGGGACTTCTACACCGTGCTCTTCGGCGTGGGCCGTTCCATCGGCTGCATGGCCAACATCACCTGGGACCGAGCCCTGGGCTATGCCATTGAACGCCCCAAATCGGTTACCACCAGCATGCTGGAGAAATGGGCCGCGAACGGCGGCAGACAGAAGCACTGA
- a CDS encoding desulfoferrodoxin, whose protein sequence is MAKLLEVYKCELCGNIVEVVHAGDGELVCCGQAMKLLTENTVDAAKEKHVPVIEVCEGCVKVSVGSVSHPMEEKHYIEWIELVADGKAYRQFLKPGEAPTATFDVTAQQITAREYCNLHGLWSSKA, encoded by the coding sequence ATGGCGAAATTACTGGAAGTCTACAAATGCGAACTGTGCGGAAATATCGTTGAGGTCGTTCACGCCGGTGACGGCGAACTGGTCTGCTGCGGCCAGGCGATGAAGCTTCTGACGGAGAATACCGTCGACGCAGCCAAGGAGAAGCATGTCCCGGTGATCGAGGTCTGCGAGGGGTGCGTCAAGGTCAGCGTCGGCAGCGTTAGCCACCCCATGGAAGAGAAGCACTACATCGAGTGGATCGAACTGGTGGCCGACGGCAAGGCCTACCGCCAGTTCCTCAAGCCGGGCGAAGCGCCCACGGCGACCTTCGACGTCACTGCCCAGCAAATCACTGCCCGCGAGTACTGCAACCTCCACGGCCTCTGGTCCAGCAAGGCCTAG
- a CDS encoding esterase/lipase family protein: MKGQIMGSQTVVRDVVVVLPGIMGSTLSKNGKLVWAPSAGAVLDAIATFGRSIREMTLPNGIGDHHPNDGVEPVGLMPDLHLLPGLWSAHIGYGKLLNWLRARFHFIEPTAGKPDLIPNLLPIAYDWRLSNRYNGRRLKSIVEPALERWRAQGGPFADAKLIFICHSMGGLVARWYIEKEGGAGITRKLVTLGTPYRGALNALDQLVNGVKKGIGPFALNLTSFARSLPSVHQLLPEYACIESPSGLLKTTETTIPELETAMINDAMLFHDEVDQAVATRTADAYDIHPIVGTRQTTWTTARVFGKSLQPMETIGDEEEGGDATVPRLSAIPKGTRPDSNIICFIADQHGALQSNQAVLDQIEAILTAKPTVYRATTRLELGVKTEPVVLVGERITVEARVVGGKRVTLQAKVMNERGKTVSTNVFRLLEDLHTVEVETLPPGAYRIMVEGVGSMKTSVAPVACTVLVWGGSQ; encoded by the coding sequence ATGAAGGGACAGATAATGGGAAGCCAAACAGTTGTCAGGGATGTCGTCGTTGTGCTGCCAGGGATTATGGGGAGCACCCTTTCGAAAAACGGCAAACTTGTCTGGGCGCCATCCGCAGGGGCTGTTCTCGATGCGATCGCGACCTTTGGCCGCAGCATCAGGGAAATGACACTCCCGAATGGAATCGGTGATCATCATCCGAATGACGGTGTCGAGCCGGTAGGGCTCATGCCGGACCTCCATCTTCTGCCGGGACTCTGGAGTGCCCACATCGGCTACGGGAAACTTCTGAACTGGCTCCGCGCAAGGTTCCATTTCATCGAGCCAACAGCAGGCAAGCCTGACCTTATTCCCAATCTACTACCCATCGCATATGACTGGAGACTCTCAAATCGTTATAACGGTCGTCGGTTGAAAAGTATTGTCGAACCTGCCCTGGAACGATGGCGGGCACAGGGAGGACCGTTTGCCGACGCCAAGCTGATCTTCATCTGTCATTCCATGGGTGGCCTCGTTGCACGCTGGTACATCGAGAAGGAAGGGGGGGCAGGCATTACACGCAAACTGGTAACGCTTGGCACACCCTATCGGGGCGCACTGAATGCACTTGACCAACTGGTGAATGGCGTCAAGAAAGGTATCGGCCCTTTTGCTCTCAATCTCACTTCCTTTGCCCGCAGTCTTCCTTCCGTTCATCAACTTCTTCCCGAGTATGCCTGCATCGAATCGCCCTCAGGCCTTCTGAAAACAACCGAAACGACCATACCCGAGCTTGAGACGGCAATGATAAACGATGCCATGCTTTTTCATGATGAAGTGGATCAAGCAGTTGCAACTCGGACGGCCGATGCATACGATATTCATCCCATTGTGGGAACCCGACAGACAACCTGGACAACCGCCCGCGTCTTCGGCAAGTCGTTACAGCCGATGGAGACAATCGGTGATGAAGAAGAGGGGGGGGATGCCACGGTTCCCCGCCTCTCAGCGATTCCCAAGGGGACCCGTCCCGACAGCAACATCATCTGCTTCATCGCTGACCAGCATGGGGCACTCCAGAGTAACCAGGCCGTACTCGACCAGATCGAGGCAATTCTTACCGCAAAGCCGACAGTGTACAGGGCCACGACACGGCTTGAACTTGGTGTAAAAACCGAGCCTGTTGTCCTTGTGGGTGAGAGGATAACGGTCGAGGCGAGAGTTGTTGGGGGCAAGAGGGTAACGCTTCAGGCCAAAGTAATGAATGAGCGGGGCAAAACTGTTTCAACCAACGTATTTCGGCTGTTGGAGGATCTGCACACAGTCGAGGTGGAAACGCTTCCACCCGGTGCATACCGGATCATGGTTGAGGGTGTTGGTTCCATGAAAACATCTGTTGCACCGGTAGCATGCACAGTGCTTGTCTGGGGAGGAAGTCAATGA